The Struthio camelus isolate bStrCam1 chromosome 5, bStrCam1.hap1, whole genome shotgun sequence genome has a segment encoding these proteins:
- the ZC3H14 gene encoding zinc finger CCCH domain-containing protein 14 isoform X7, with protein sequence MEIGTEISRKIRGAIKGKLQELGAYVDEELPDYIMVMVANKKSQEQMTEDLSLFLGNNTVRFTVWLHGVLDKLRSVTTETTSVKSSESNIFESNLPSNKNSSCVSDEKRHEDILPPLAVSSTRAEKNDSRVSTSSQEQRNTSSRQSCEDGSASRLTSTVKPLRELSPSEAVIDIKPEPDDLIDEDLNFVQENPLSRKKPIVTVTYGSSRPTAEIYRPPASRSADGNVHVQRLSQQGNLQGSRQLDGQSCRSLEAVQLCNPEAFGSLAESYRPTSKLCGDKVGSEEENSRKRRLPVVSSVVKVKKFCNDGEEEEEEEDYGLRIGSISSSVSVPAKPERRPSLPPSKQANKNLILKAISEAQESVTKTTNYSTGAEQKELSSRLQIDPVIEDTLQVTQDYYDTESVVHTDTRSFILKKPKLAEEITPQNQQLGKKATEAIRALSGRLIQTREQLAQPEKPASPKFIVTLDGVPSPPGYLSDQEEEDLTEGLKPVTQIEIEQLNVLQKQEKVLERCKYWPACKNGDECVYHHPTLPCKVFPNCKFADKCLFIHPNCKYDAKCTKPDCPYTHASRRAPLPPPKPAPLPTTPISSSSPLCKFFPACKKMECPFYHPKHCRFNTQCTRPDCTFYHPTIAVPPRHALKWTRTQTSE encoded by the exons ATGGAGATCGGCACCGAGATCAGCCGCAAGATCCGG ggTGCCATAAAAGGAAAGTTGCAGGAGCTGGGGGCTTATGTTG ATGAAGAGCTCCCGGATTATATTATGGTTATGGTGGCCAATAAGAAGAGTCAGGAGCAGATGACAGAGgacctttcccttttcctcggaAACAATACTGTCAGATTTACTGTATG GCTCCATGGTGTTTTAGATAAGCTGCGGTCTGTGACTACTG AAACAACTAGTGTAAAATCTTCAGAATCTAATATCTTTGAGAGCAACCTTCCTTCCAACAAAAACAGTTCATGTGTGAGTGATGAGAAGAGACATGAGGATATCTTGCCACCTCTTGCAGTTTCCAGTACTCGGGCTGAAAAAAATGACTCCAGAGTTTCAACTAGCTCACAGGAACAAAGAAACACTAGTTCACG GCAATCTTGTGAAGACGGTTCTGCATCCCGCTTAACGTCTACAGTCAAGCCTTTAAGGGAGCTGTCACCCTCTGAAGCTGTAATTGACATTAAGCCTGAACCAGATGATCTAATTGATGAAGACCTGAACTTCGTGCAGGAGAATCCTTTGTCACGGAAGAAACCTATTGTAACTGTAACTTATGGTTCCTCTCGTCCTACTGCTGAAATCTACCGACCACCAGCTAGCAGGAGTGCAGATGGCAATGTGCACGTGCAGAGATTGTCACAGCAGGGCAACTTACAGGGGAGCCGGCAGTTAGATGGGCAGAGCTGCCGGTCTTTGGAAGCGGTCCAGCTGTGCAATCCAGAAGCATTTGGCAGCTTAGCAGAGAGTTACAGACCCACCTCCAAACTTTGTGGTGATAAAGTAGGCAGTGAG GAAGAAAACTCCAGGAAGAGAAGGTTACCTGTTGTAAGCTCAGTAGTCAAAGTGAAAAAGTTCTGTAACgatggggaagaagaggaggaggaggaagactatGGTTTGCGAATAGGAAGCATCTCCAGCAGTGTGTCTGtacctgcaaaaccagaaagaag ACCGTCGCTACCACCTTCCAAACAGGCCAATAAGAATTTAATACTGAAAGCAATCTCTGAAGCACAGGAATCAGTTACAAAAACAACCAATTACTCTACAG GAGCAGAACAAAAGGAGCTCTCTTCTCGGCTCCAGATTGACCCTGTGATTGAAGATACTTTGCAAGTGACTCAAG ATTACTATGACACAGAATCTGTGGTCCATACAGATACTAGGTCATTTATCCTGAAGAAGCCAAAGTTAGCTGAGGAAATAACACCGCAGAATCAGCAATTGGGAAAGAAGGCCACAGAGGCGATACGAGCACTCTCGGGACGTCTAATACAGACGCg AGAACAGCTTGCACAGCCAGAGAAACCTGCTAGTCCCAAGTTCATAGTGACGCTGGATGGTGTGCCCAGTCCACCAGGATACCTTTCAGATCAAGAAGAGGAAGATTTAACTGAAGGATTAAAGCCAGTTACCCAAA tTGAAATAGAGCAGCTGAACGTGCTGCAAAAACAAGAGAAGGTGCTTGAGCGCTGCAAGTACTGGCCTGCCTGTAAAAATGGAGATGAATGCGTGTACCATCACCCCACGCTACCTTGCAA aGTCTTCCCTAACTGCAAATTTGCTGATAAATGCTTGTTCATCCATCCAAATTGTAAATACGATGCAAAGTGCACTAAACCAGACTGCCCTTACACCCACGCCAGTCGACGAGCCCCACTTCCACCTCCTAAACCAG CACCATTACCTACAACACCTATATCATCCAGTAGTCCGCTGTGCAAGTTTTTTCCTGCTTGTAAGAAAATGGAATGTCCATTTTACCATCCAAAA CATTGTAGATTTAATACCCAGTGTACAAGACCAGACTGCACTTTTTACCATCCAACTATTGCTGTACCTCCACGCCATGCCTTGAAATGGACTCGAACTCAAACCAG tGAATAA
- the ZC3H14 gene encoding zinc finger CCCH domain-containing protein 14 isoform X4 encodes MEIGTEISRKIRGAIKGKLQELGAYVDEELPDYIMVMVANKKSQEQMTEDLSLFLGNNTVRFTVWLHGVLDKLRSVTTETTSVKSSESNIFESNLPSNKNSSCVSDEKRHEDILPPLAVSSTRAEKNDSRVSTSSQEQRNTSSRQSCEDGSASRLTSTVKPLRELSPSEAVIDIKPEPDDLIDEDLNFVQENPLSRKKPIVTVTYGSSRPTAEIYRPPASRSADGNVHVQRLSQQGNLQGSRQLDGQSCRSLEAVQLCNPEAFGSLAESYRPTSKLCGDKVGSEEENSRKRRLPVVSSVVKVKKFCNDGEEEEEEEDYGLRIGSISSSVSVPAKPERRPSLPPSKQANKNLILKAISEAQESVTKTTNYSTGAEQKELSSRLQIDPVIEDTLQVTQDYYDTESVVHTDTRSFILKKPKLAEEITPQNQQLGKKATEAIRALSGRLIQTREQLAQPEKPASPKFIVTLDGVPSPPGYLSDQEEEDLTEGLKPVTQSMCAGKGLKGLRAQQMQIVTRQLESSDVEIEQLNVLQKQEKVLERCKYWPACKNGDECVYHHPTLPCKVFPNCKFADKCLFIHPNCKYDAKCTKPDCPYTHASRRAPLPPPKPAPLPTTPISSSSPLCKFFPACKKMECPFYHPKHCRFNTQCTRPDCTFYHPTIAVPPRHALKWTRTQTSE; translated from the exons ATGGAGATCGGCACCGAGATCAGCCGCAAGATCCGG ggTGCCATAAAAGGAAAGTTGCAGGAGCTGGGGGCTTATGTTG ATGAAGAGCTCCCGGATTATATTATGGTTATGGTGGCCAATAAGAAGAGTCAGGAGCAGATGACAGAGgacctttcccttttcctcggaAACAATACTGTCAGATTTACTGTATG GCTCCATGGTGTTTTAGATAAGCTGCGGTCTGTGACTACTG AAACAACTAGTGTAAAATCTTCAGAATCTAATATCTTTGAGAGCAACCTTCCTTCCAACAAAAACAGTTCATGTGTGAGTGATGAGAAGAGACATGAGGATATCTTGCCACCTCTTGCAGTTTCCAGTACTCGGGCTGAAAAAAATGACTCCAGAGTTTCAACTAGCTCACAGGAACAAAGAAACACTAGTTCACG GCAATCTTGTGAAGACGGTTCTGCATCCCGCTTAACGTCTACAGTCAAGCCTTTAAGGGAGCTGTCACCCTCTGAAGCTGTAATTGACATTAAGCCTGAACCAGATGATCTAATTGATGAAGACCTGAACTTCGTGCAGGAGAATCCTTTGTCACGGAAGAAACCTATTGTAACTGTAACTTATGGTTCCTCTCGTCCTACTGCTGAAATCTACCGACCACCAGCTAGCAGGAGTGCAGATGGCAATGTGCACGTGCAGAGATTGTCACAGCAGGGCAACTTACAGGGGAGCCGGCAGTTAGATGGGCAGAGCTGCCGGTCTTTGGAAGCGGTCCAGCTGTGCAATCCAGAAGCATTTGGCAGCTTAGCAGAGAGTTACAGACCCACCTCCAAACTTTGTGGTGATAAAGTAGGCAGTGAG GAAGAAAACTCCAGGAAGAGAAGGTTACCTGTTGTAAGCTCAGTAGTCAAAGTGAAAAAGTTCTGTAACgatggggaagaagaggaggaggaggaagactatGGTTTGCGAATAGGAAGCATCTCCAGCAGTGTGTCTGtacctgcaaaaccagaaagaag ACCGTCGCTACCACCTTCCAAACAGGCCAATAAGAATTTAATACTGAAAGCAATCTCTGAAGCACAGGAATCAGTTACAAAAACAACCAATTACTCTACAG GAGCAGAACAAAAGGAGCTCTCTTCTCGGCTCCAGATTGACCCTGTGATTGAAGATACTTTGCAAGTGACTCAAG ATTACTATGACACAGAATCTGTGGTCCATACAGATACTAGGTCATTTATCCTGAAGAAGCCAAAGTTAGCTGAGGAAATAACACCGCAGAATCAGCAATTGGGAAAGAAGGCCACAGAGGCGATACGAGCACTCTCGGGACGTCTAATACAGACGCg AGAACAGCTTGCACAGCCAGAGAAACCTGCTAGTCCCAAGTTCATAGTGACGCTGGATGGTGTGCCCAGTCCACCAGGATACCTTTCAGATCAAGAAGAGGAAGATTTAACTGAAGGATTAAAGCCAGTTACCCAAAGTATGTGTGCGGGCAAAGGATTAAAGGGTCTTCGAGCACAGCAGATGCAAATTGTAACCAGACAGCTGGAGAGCTCTGATG tTGAAATAGAGCAGCTGAACGTGCTGCAAAAACAAGAGAAGGTGCTTGAGCGCTGCAAGTACTGGCCTGCCTGTAAAAATGGAGATGAATGCGTGTACCATCACCCCACGCTACCTTGCAA aGTCTTCCCTAACTGCAAATTTGCTGATAAATGCTTGTTCATCCATCCAAATTGTAAATACGATGCAAAGTGCACTAAACCAGACTGCCCTTACACCCACGCCAGTCGACGAGCCCCACTTCCACCTCCTAAACCAG CACCATTACCTACAACACCTATATCATCCAGTAGTCCGCTGTGCAAGTTTTTTCCTGCTTGTAAGAAAATGGAATGTCCATTTTACCATCCAAAA CATTGTAGATTTAATACCCAGTGTACAAGACCAGACTGCACTTTTTACCATCCAACTATTGCTGTACCTCCACGCCATGCCTTGAAATGGACTCGAACTCAAACCAG tGAATAA
- the ZC3H14 gene encoding zinc finger CCCH domain-containing protein 14 isoform X5, giving the protein MEIGTEISRKIRGAIKGKLQELGAYVDEELPDYIMVMVANKKSQEQMTEDLSLFLGNNTVRFTVWLHGVLDKLRSVTTETTSVKSSESNIFESNLPSNKNSSCVSDEKRHEDILPPLAVSSTRAEKNDSRVSTSSQEQRNTSSRQSCEDGSASRLTSTVKPLRELSPSEAVIDIKPEPDDLIDEDLNFVQENPLSRKKPIVTVTYGSSRPTAEIYRPPASRSADGNVHVQRLSQQGNLQGSRQLDGQSCRSLEAVQLCNPEAFGSLAESYRPTSKLCGDKVGSEEENSRKRRLPVVSSVVKVKKFCNDGEEEEEEEDYGLRIGSISSSVSVPAKPERRPSLPPSKQANKNLILKAISEAQESVTKTTNYSTVPQKQTVPVAPRTRFAPEESQLEVIHVQSRLPALSSQLPVEEPKEQTIERIQDYYDTESVVHTDTRSFILKKPKLAEEITPQNQQLGKKATEAIRALSGRLIQTREQLAQPEKPASPKFIVTLDGVPSPPGYLSDQEEEDLTEGLKPVTQIEIEQLNVLQKQEKVLERCKYWPACKNGDECVYHHPTLPCKVFPNCKFADKCLFIHPNCKYDAKCTKPDCPYTHASRRAPLPPPKPAPLPTTPISSSSPLCKFFPACKKMECPFYHPKHCRFNTQCTRPDCTFYHPTIAVPPRHALKWTRTQTSE; this is encoded by the exons ATGGAGATCGGCACCGAGATCAGCCGCAAGATCCGG ggTGCCATAAAAGGAAAGTTGCAGGAGCTGGGGGCTTATGTTG ATGAAGAGCTCCCGGATTATATTATGGTTATGGTGGCCAATAAGAAGAGTCAGGAGCAGATGACAGAGgacctttcccttttcctcggaAACAATACTGTCAGATTTACTGTATG GCTCCATGGTGTTTTAGATAAGCTGCGGTCTGTGACTACTG AAACAACTAGTGTAAAATCTTCAGAATCTAATATCTTTGAGAGCAACCTTCCTTCCAACAAAAACAGTTCATGTGTGAGTGATGAGAAGAGACATGAGGATATCTTGCCACCTCTTGCAGTTTCCAGTACTCGGGCTGAAAAAAATGACTCCAGAGTTTCAACTAGCTCACAGGAACAAAGAAACACTAGTTCACG GCAATCTTGTGAAGACGGTTCTGCATCCCGCTTAACGTCTACAGTCAAGCCTTTAAGGGAGCTGTCACCCTCTGAAGCTGTAATTGACATTAAGCCTGAACCAGATGATCTAATTGATGAAGACCTGAACTTCGTGCAGGAGAATCCTTTGTCACGGAAGAAACCTATTGTAACTGTAACTTATGGTTCCTCTCGTCCTACTGCTGAAATCTACCGACCACCAGCTAGCAGGAGTGCAGATGGCAATGTGCACGTGCAGAGATTGTCACAGCAGGGCAACTTACAGGGGAGCCGGCAGTTAGATGGGCAGAGCTGCCGGTCTTTGGAAGCGGTCCAGCTGTGCAATCCAGAAGCATTTGGCAGCTTAGCAGAGAGTTACAGACCCACCTCCAAACTTTGTGGTGATAAAGTAGGCAGTGAG GAAGAAAACTCCAGGAAGAGAAGGTTACCTGTTGTAAGCTCAGTAGTCAAAGTGAAAAAGTTCTGTAACgatggggaagaagaggaggaggaggaagactatGGTTTGCGAATAGGAAGCATCTCCAGCAGTGTGTCTGtacctgcaaaaccagaaagaag ACCGTCGCTACCACCTTCCAAACAGGCCAATAAGAATTTAATACTGAAAGCAATCTCTGAAGCACAGGAATCAGTTACAAAAACAACCAATTACTCTACAG ttCCACAGAAACAGACTGTTCCAGTTGCACCGAGAACTCGATTTGCCCCAGAAGAATCTCAGTTAGAAGTAATCCATGTGCAAAGCAGACTCCCTGCTCTGAGTTCTCAGCTTCCAGTAGAAGAGCCAAAGGAACAGACAATTGAACGAATTCAAG ATTACTATGACACAGAATCTGTGGTCCATACAGATACTAGGTCATTTATCCTGAAGAAGCCAAAGTTAGCTGAGGAAATAACACCGCAGAATCAGCAATTGGGAAAGAAGGCCACAGAGGCGATACGAGCACTCTCGGGACGTCTAATACAGACGCg AGAACAGCTTGCACAGCCAGAGAAACCTGCTAGTCCCAAGTTCATAGTGACGCTGGATGGTGTGCCCAGTCCACCAGGATACCTTTCAGATCAAGAAGAGGAAGATTTAACTGAAGGATTAAAGCCAGTTACCCAAA tTGAAATAGAGCAGCTGAACGTGCTGCAAAAACAAGAGAAGGTGCTTGAGCGCTGCAAGTACTGGCCTGCCTGTAAAAATGGAGATGAATGCGTGTACCATCACCCCACGCTACCTTGCAA aGTCTTCCCTAACTGCAAATTTGCTGATAAATGCTTGTTCATCCATCCAAATTGTAAATACGATGCAAAGTGCACTAAACCAGACTGCCCTTACACCCACGCCAGTCGACGAGCCCCACTTCCACCTCCTAAACCAG CACCATTACCTACAACACCTATATCATCCAGTAGTCCGCTGTGCAAGTTTTTTCCTGCTTGTAAGAAAATGGAATGTCCATTTTACCATCCAAAA CATTGTAGATTTAATACCCAGTGTACAAGACCAGACTGCACTTTTTACCATCCAACTATTGCTGTACCTCCACGCCATGCCTTGAAATGGACTCGAACTCAAACCAG tGAATAA